Below is a window of Choristoneura fumiferana unplaced genomic scaffold, NRCan_CFum_1 Sck3bRy_185;HRSCAF=375_pilon, whole genome shotgun sequence DNA.
acaaatgtttttttatatcttatCTATGCAacttgtaattgaaaataataataataagtattgaaTGACTTGTGTCTAGATACGAGTTAATAGGCGTGACGGTACACACGGGCACCGCGGACGGCGGGCACTACTACTCGTTCATCCGCGACCGCCAGCACTCGCACCACGACCGCTGGCTCTTGTTCAACGACGCCGAAGTGAAGCCGTTCGACCCCGCGCACATCGCGGCCGAGTGTTTTGGCGGCGAGATGACGGTAACACACATCTTCGTTTACTTCAAAGCTGctagaaatagttatttgtgtcacaagggagcaaaatggtgtatttacggcgagggcgtacattgaatccagaatgtagcgaaggattctacaatagaatcctgagcgtagcgagggattctaaagagAACCtaaagcgtaatgagggattcaagtgttaacgcccaagatgaaaataattttgctcccgtgtggctcatacaacttttacaccgagcattaagaaacttgaaaaaaaatatatctaaatatcattaaagaacaaccagcatagaaaatagcgtggctttacaattatcaacttcacaaattgacatttgcaataaaacactaaaagccttgaacagaatagttgcactttgctccctctcgacagggaggaaaagttacttttctgaaggagaggtgtgaaaattaaattttacacttAATTAGTAATTATATTGGTTTTCCTGGACCTTTTGAACGCCATGGTCTGCCACAGACGACAaaataaaattctgaaaatcgGCTAATAGTGTCAAATAACCTATTGATAGAATACCTACACGCAGACCTAAAGTATTGTTCGGCAAATATTGCCAAAGAATCTCTACATTAAAACCTGGTTTTAGACAATCAAATCACATATTTCACGCTACATTCTCTACCCTAAGGCACTAGTCCTACGGCCGGCGAGTAGCGAGTACAGAGTgtttttagtatgaaaaatgtatCGCTTTTGTCGCCAAGTGACAAATTTTTCAAACTAAAGATCACTCACTTCTCGCTACTCGCCGGCTGGCGGTGGACTAATGCCTAAAGCCGAATCtaatctacataccaatttcagaGCAAAACATACGACTCTGTGACGGACAAGTTCATGGATTTCTCGTTCGAGAAGACGAACAGCGCTTACATGCTGTTCTATGAGCTGAGTCCGCCGCGTGCGCAGCGGGGCTCGGACGCCGGCGCGCAGGGGGAGGCTCAGGTATGGATTTAGTTAGAGTACAAGTGTGTTTTTTGTTGTGTAAACACTTACTAGGTGTattctttttttgtgttttcatcAATAATGATCTAGTGCAGggttctcaaacttatggctccacgtacccctgttaaagtttctagacgatagcgaacccctacctccccccaaagaaagtaataaaattgactgttggagaaactaaggttatttttatttcaatcatcatcataatataatgtatattatttatttcaataaaaggtaacaaatataggtaagaatcatcttgccaacgaaaatacaaactgaaacaaacaaacaacaaataacaaacaaataagtaacaatttggagttgaaataaaaaacctaCCGTTGAATAGCGAACCcgtaggggttcgcgtaccccactttgagtaaccctgatcTAGTGGAATTTTATCCTATTGAATCACAATTTCTTCGGTTACTTTTTAAGCACACTTGCTGCCagggtatgtttttttatacgtTTTGTGTTTGGCGTACATAATTGGGAtgcatcaaaaaataaaaaaaacctatagtttttattttatttttggaaagaattgaatattttaagatacctttttcattgattttgcaTTTTCAAATGTCATTCATTATATGCATTTGATAATTGAATACAAATAGATATTATTTTGTGTGTTGGGAGCGCAACTAGTTCACATACTTTTCGCTACACATTTTTTTGTCCCAATGAAACCttaatttttctgaattttttaaatgatgatcCACAaaactttgggttaggttaggtttgttttataacaattctgaacaattattggattcagtaAAAAAAGTGTTATGCCAatcgatcattctgacaaacattacatttggACTTtgaataagtatgcgagccgatatgaacCCTGTGTTATGTGGCGGGCTTTATCGAGTGTTGCGCGCAGTCGTCCCGCGCGGGCGAGTCGCCGTCGGCGGCGCTGGAGCGGCGCAgcgcgcacgcgccgcccgcGCTGCCGCCCGACCTGCTGCACTGGATCTGGCAGGACAACATGCATTTCCTGCACGACAA
It encodes the following:
- the LOC141445057 gene encoding ubiquitin carboxyl-terminal hydrolase 34-like: MRYTFNMLTMLKEKVNTHFSFPMRLDMSGYVEKHLMPAQYQEEKNKTAESKKEGDSSPSTEPEDTPESEEHYEYELIGVTVHTGTADGGHYYSFIRDRQHSHHDRWLLFNDAEVKPFDPAHIAAECFGGEMTSKTYDSVTDKFMDFSFEKTNSAYMLFYELSPPRAQRGSDAGAQGEAQSSRAGESPSAALERRSAHAPPALPPDLLHWIWQDNMHFLHDKNIFQHAYFTFMGQMCSSVPQSLLTLRPEVTEVAARLSTSFFIETFIHAKEKVLQLFIMFIQ